The following are from one region of the Heliangelus exortis chromosome 2, bHelExo1.hap1, whole genome shotgun sequence genome:
- the SRD5A1 gene encoding 3-oxo-5-alpha-steroid 4-dehydrogenase 1 isoform X2 has product MNGGGGVRGRMAGSEAEAGSEAGAGRMGLGGGGSVVCGFWRRLSGPEERRLLELLSYGLVGLGAASALLLRFIPMPYGRYSSRRFGWLLPARPAWVLQELPSLLVPLGLAACGGAAAAAWPNRVLLGCFVLHYAHRSLIFPLLIRQGKPTPFFTFVLALLFCVYNGYLQGRSLSNYAEYPSGWLKNPCFTTGFIGWLVGMAINIHSDHILRNLRKPGETGYKIPRGGMFEYVSGANFFGEILEWFGFALACCTIESLAFAVCTLFILSSRAKQHHQWYLEKFKDYPKNRKIVIPFIY; this is encoded by the exons ATGAATGGAGGCGGTGGGGTGCGCGGGCGGATGGCCGGGTCTGAGGCTGAGGCTGGGTCTGAGGCAGGCGCAGGCAGGATGGGGCTCGGCGGTGGCGGCAGCGTCGTGTGCGGGTTCTGGCGGCGCCTGTCGGGCCCGGAGGAGCGGCGGCTGCTGGAGCTCCTCTCCTACGGGCTGGTGGGGCTGGGTGCCGCCTCCGCCCTGCTGCTCCGCTTCATCCCTATGCCCTACGGCCGCTACTCCTCCCGCCGCTTCGGCTGGCTgctgcccgcccgccccgcatgggtgctgcaggagctgccctcCCTCCTCGTCCCGCTGGGGCTGGCTGCCTGTGGCGGGGCCGCTGCAGCCGCCTGGCCCAACCGCGTACTGCTGGGCTGCTTCGTCCTGCACTACGCGCACAG GTCACTCATATTTCCTCTTCTGATACGGCAAGGAAAACCCACAccatttttcacttttgtgCTAGCACTTCTGTTCTGTGTTTACAATGGATACTTGCAAGGCCGAAGCTTAAGCAACTATGCAGAGTACCCTTCGGGCTGGTTAAAAAATCCATGTTTCACTACAG GTTTTATAGGGTGGTTGGTTGGCATGGCAATCAATATTCATTCTGATCATATTCTCAGAAATTTGAGAAAACCAGGCGAAACTGGTTACAAGATACCAAGAG GAGGAATGTTTGAGTATGTCAGTGGAGCCAACTTTTTTGGAGAgatcctggaatggtttgggtttgccCTTGCCTGCTGCACCATTGAAAGCCTTGCATTTGCAGTGTGCACGCTTTTCATCTTGAGTTCAAGGGCTAAACAACACCACCA atggTACCTTGAGAAGTTTAAAGACTACCCCAAGAACCGAAAAATTGTGATCCCATTTATTTACTGA
- the SRD5A1 gene encoding 3-oxo-5-alpha-steroid 4-dehydrogenase 1 isoform X1 — protein sequence MKICCAQHQLPSLHFAKSLIFPLLIRQGKPTPFFTFVLALLFCVYNGYLQGRSLSNYAEYPSGWLKNPCFTTGFIGWLVGMAINIHSDHILRNLRKPGETGYKIPRGGMFEYVSGANFFGEILEWFGFALACCTIESLAFAVCTLFILSSRAKQHHQWYLEKFKDYPKNRKIVIPFIY from the exons ATGAAAATATGCTGTGCTCAACATCAGTTGCCTTCACTGCACTTTGCAAA GTCACTCATATTTCCTCTTCTGATACGGCAAGGAAAACCCACAccatttttcacttttgtgCTAGCACTTCTGTTCTGTGTTTACAATGGATACTTGCAAGGCCGAAGCTTAAGCAACTATGCAGAGTACCCTTCGGGCTGGTTAAAAAATCCATGTTTCACTACAG GTTTTATAGGGTGGTTGGTTGGCATGGCAATCAATATTCATTCTGATCATATTCTCAGAAATTTGAGAAAACCAGGCGAAACTGGTTACAAGATACCAAGAG GAGGAATGTTTGAGTATGTCAGTGGAGCCAACTTTTTTGGAGAgatcctggaatggtttgggtttgccCTTGCCTGCTGCACCATTGAAAGCCTTGCATTTGCAGTGTGCACGCTTTTCATCTTGAGTTCAAGGGCTAAACAACACCACCA atggTACCTTGAGAAGTTTAAAGACTACCCCAAGAACCGAAAAATTGTGATCCCATTTATTTACTGA